One region of Chryseobacterium sp. SORGH_AS_0447 genomic DNA includes:
- a CDS encoding sterol desaturase family protein encodes MVDFLLGENGLENVYAWSIPIHAAIILAEMIYSHVSEAKLYNGKDVATSVYLALLNFGLDLVMKAFAMGVMFFFYNMRLFTWDFTIWYWLLCFVITDFAYYVLHYVDHHSRAFWAVHITHHNSEYFNLTTGFRSPVLQPLYRYLYFSPHAFLGFDPWHIMVVYAIGQVYGTWVHTQTVKSMGILEYILVTPSHHRVHHACNIKYLDRNMGMCLIIWDKIFGTFEKEDPGVPVKYGIYPKMPDNRPDTVLLYEWRKIWKDIKQPGLKFSDRINYIFNSPGWRHDGTGKTVRQYQKDYFERKNAQKKEKQKKSA; translated from the coding sequence ATGGTGGATTTTCTTTTGGGTGAAAACGGATTGGAGAATGTATATGCATGGTCCATTCCCATTCACGCTGCAATTATTTTGGCCGAAATGATTTACAGCCATGTTTCGGAGGCTAAATTGTATAACGGAAAAGACGTTGCGACAAGTGTCTATCTGGCACTGCTCAATTTCGGGCTGGATCTGGTGATGAAAGCTTTCGCTATGGGCGTGATGTTCTTCTTTTACAACATGAGGCTCTTTACATGGGACTTTACCATCTGGTACTGGTTATTGTGTTTTGTGATAACCGATTTTGCCTATTACGTCCTGCATTATGTAGACCATCATTCCAGAGCGTTCTGGGCGGTTCACATCACCCATCACAATTCGGAATATTTCAACCTCACGACCGGTTTCAGAAGCCCGGTGCTTCAGCCTTTGTACCGGTATCTTTATTTTTCACCGCATGCTTTCTTAGGATTCGATCCGTGGCACATCATGGTGGTCTATGCCATTGGTCAGGTATATGGAACCTGGGTGCATACCCAGACGGTAAAAAGCATGGGCATCCTGGAGTATATTCTCGTCACCCCTTCACATCACCGTGTGCACCATGCCTGCAACATCAAATACCTGGACCGGAATATGGGAATGTGCCTCATTATTTGGGATAAGATATTCGGAACTTTTGAAAAAGAAGATCCGGGTGTACCCGTAAAATATGGGATTTATCCTAAAATGCCGGACAACAGACCCGACACCGTGCTTTTATACGAATGGCGAAAAATCTGGAAAGACATTAAACAGCCGGGACTGAAATTTTCAGACCGGATCAATTACATTTTCAATTCTCCGGGATGGCGACACGACGGAACCGGAAAAACCGTAAGACAATATCAGAAGGACTATTTTGAAAGAAAAAACGCACAGAAAAAAGAAAAACAGAAGAAATCAGCTTAA
- a CDS encoding polyprenyl synthetase family protein, whose protein sequence is MANTVEEIKRPINEEMKLFEQKFYESMQSKVPLLDKVTRFIVTTKGKQMRPMFVFLCAKLVGEVNEKTYRGASMIELIHTATLVHDDVVDESFKRRNFFSINALWKNKIAVLVGDYLLSKSVLLSTDHKDYDLLGVISRTIREMSEGELLQLEKARKLDITEEVYYEIIRQKTATLIAACCEIGVLSNNADEKLAKKMMDFGTYTGMAFQIKDDLFDYLTSNVIGKPVGIDIKEQKMTLPLIHTLKTAEEKDRKYYFNTIKRYNNDQKRVKELINFVKNSGGLDYAITVMKDFQQKAKDILNEFPDSEAKKSLHIMLDYVIERKF, encoded by the coding sequence GTGGCCAACACTGTAGAAGAAATCAAGCGACCGATCAATGAGGAAATGAAACTTTTTGAGCAGAAGTTTTATGAATCCATGCAGAGCAAAGTACCTTTATTAGATAAAGTCACTCGTTTTATCGTGACGACAAAGGGAAAGCAGATGCGTCCGATGTTTGTATTTCTCTGTGCAAAACTGGTGGGTGAAGTCAATGAGAAAACCTACCGCGGGGCTTCGATGATCGAGCTGATCCATACCGCGACGCTGGTGCACGATGATGTGGTGGATGAAAGCTTCAAGCGCCGTAATTTCTTTTCCATCAATGCGCTCTGGAAGAATAAAATTGCTGTTCTGGTAGGAGACTACCTGTTATCAAAATCTGTACTTCTGTCTACGGACCACAAAGATTATGATCTGTTGGGGGTTATTTCGAGGACGATCCGTGAAATGTCCGAAGGCGAGCTTCTTCAACTTGAAAAAGCCAGGAAACTCGATATCACCGAAGAGGTTTATTACGAGATCATCCGTCAGAAAACCGCGACATTAATTGCTGCCTGCTGTGAAATCGGAGTATTGTCCAACAATGCTGATGAAAAGCTGGCCAAAAAAATGATGGACTTCGGAACGTATACCGGCATGGCCTTCCAGATTAAAGACGACCTTTTTGATTACCTGACCTCCAACGTAATCGGTAAGCCCGTAGGAATCGACATTAAGGAGCAGAAAATGACACTCCCGCTAATTCACACTTTAAAAACGGCAGAAGAAAAAGACCGTAAATATTACTTCAATACCATCAAGCGGTATAACAACGACCAGAAAAGGGTAAAAGAGCTGATTAATTTCGTTAAAAACTCCGGCGGCCTGGATTATGCGATCACGGTCATGAAAGACTTCCAGCAGAAAGCAAAAGATATTCTGAATGAATTTCCCGATTCCGAAGCGAAAAAATCGCTGCACATCATGCTCGATTATGTGATCGAAAGAAAATTCTAG